The DNA sequence attcaaaattctaaaaggtattgacagtgtcgacccaagggactttttcagcctgaaaaaagaaacaaggaccaggggtcacaaatggagtttagaaaaaggggcattcagaacagaaaataggagacacttttttacacagagaattgtgagggtctggaatcaactccccagtaatgttattgaagctgacaccctgggatccttcaagaagctgcttgatgagattttgggatcaataagctactaacaaccaaatgagcaagatgggccgaatggcctcctctcgtttgtaaactttcttatgttcttatgttcttaaatatttttgAGGGCAATCATTTTGTATTATAAAGAGGCATCCAATAGTAATACGTGTCATTGTATATTTTAAGCAACTTTTTTGCGTCCTTCTCGGTGCAGTAGCCACAGGCCATACTATAATATGGTATTATGTAATCTTCAGGGGGGGTGGATTCGAATGTTGTTGGGGCCACATGTGGCTCGCAGATTGTGAGTTGAGAACCCTGCTGTACACTTTTGATAAGCTCACTGAGCGGATCAAACATATCTGTGAGATAAGCAAGCATTGAAAGCCACTGTGAATCTTGAAGAAGTCCAGCATAAGGACATCTTTGTTTCTCCAGAAATACCACCGCTTCTCTCCTTGACTCAAACCAATGCGTCAAAACCTTCCCATGGGAAAGCTGtcctactttttttaaatttgcaaaacACAGGAAACGTGCATTAGTTGGTCGACCTTTGATGAAGTTCACCACTCTTAGCAGCTAAAGCTTCACAATGTATTGAACAATGAGTCCAAGTAGTATTGCGTACAACATATTGAATTCCAGTCACCGGACCACTGTTCTTTCCCGTCATAGCTCTGCACCATCAGCACATACCCTAGTGCACCGTTCCCAGTCCAGCCCGGCATCTTTAACTGAAAAAGTGTCATGAATGCTTTTCGACCTGAAAGTGGAAAAGAAAATACATCCTCTTGCACAGACCCGTCGCAAATGTATCTTACAAAAGCTAAGAGTTGTGCATCCCTCTGACTCATCGAGTTGGACAGCAAAAAGTCACTGTTTTCCACTTTCACGAACATCAGCAGCCATTTCATGAATTCGCAGCACAATCGAATCATTTGAAAGGGGTATAATGTTTCATTTACTTGAGGAAGCAGGTCCCAGTATAATGGTTGCCATGCCAGCAGCACATGGCACTATGAGTGATTCAGCCATGGTGTGAAGCTTACCGCTTTTTGCTGTCCTTAAAGCCACCATGTAGAAAGCACAGAGAGCTTTAGTATTCACACTGTTTGCTTGAAAATGACATCCTGTTGTTTTTTCAGATTCGCTAACTTCCTCTGGAACAAAACAATGAGTTTGTCCTTCAGGGAAGGATGCCTGGTTTCTAAATGACGGTGCATTTTTGAAGGCTTCATACTTTCACGACCAAGTCTTTCACCACAAAGAACACACTGCGGTTGCCGGTTAGTCACAGATCTAGCATATGTACCGCAGCTTagtatattataaaacatgactTGCATGCACACATTCCTCACTAGCTGTGTTAGAAGCAGGCTTTTAAAAAGACGATCCATATATTACACAATAATACTGAGACTCATCCACAAATAAGCTTGTCTTTGTAAAACGGTCACTCAGTTTATTATGTTCTCATATGAAATGAACTCTTCTTTGCTTCACTGATTGACTCCTCTTTTTTATGTTTACCAGAATAATCAGTGAGAAATGCCAAGGAAAGGACCACATAATTATCAGACCCAATTCTAAAGAGACTCACCCTTCACCATTCACAGTTTAGTGCGTAACCTCCAAAAATGACAGTATATCTGTAACTAAGTAACTTCTGCTTACATTAAGATATAGGCAGGACCCACAGATATGAAGGAAGAAGAAGAAAGTAGAACGTACTGATTAATAGTGCTATAAGTAGGGCGTGCTATTTTTTTAAGTTGATGTATATAAaggtaatacataaaaaaaaagaaaaaaagaaaaaacacatattaattaaaaaaaaataaaaaaaaaatgttttcttcctAATCTTCTGCGACCTCCTTCAGACATCCCTGGGAACCATAGTTTGAGTACCCCTGACCTagtgtatcatgttttaaaatgatatatcaaATTTAAGAACGCCTCGGGGCATTGTGCTCCACGAGGCGAAGCCGAGTGCCTCCAGCCCCGAGAAGTGTATATTCGATGTATACGGACActctgaagggccttattgcatttataatccaagtcaaacagtggatttgaaaaaaataattcaatggCGTCTCAGATTTCACTactttttcaaggtctgtgtcaaAGAGGGGTAGATAATGTGCAGAAGTATCTTTTTGAGTTTTTCTGCAGAGTTTACAAACCGATAAAAAGACATTACTTAAGTGATGAAGGCGGGGTGAGTGTGTATATTGACAGATTCCCCAACTATGTTTTCATTTAGAAGTGATTTATTCTAGCTTGGAGAATAATGtagcttgaaatgttatattcttcTCCTTGGGCATGTCTTACTTTTCCATAAATATCCCTTAGTATTTTAGGgtcattttgttttgctatcttccagttcatttaattgttcttcatccaaattggcatgtCTATTTACTacttttagaatttgtttttgctaatatgtgacaaggctccaactgtctgtaTACAAccaatatatggacagctggaaccttgctcgaccaatcactttgcttgtttcacgttccatagCCAGTCCTGTTGTCAGTCTGTGCCTGTGAGAGACCCAATACTGTCTGTATTTTATAAACCAGTCCTGGTAGATTTTCCATTGCATGTCCCAATCTAGAATTGAGGCGGAGTTATGAAGATACTGATGCAAgctctttataaaaaatattaagaaaagtGCTAACTGTGCAACAAGTTTGATTGCCTTTACTACACAATGTGCAAATAGGGAATTGCAATTCCACATGCGCCAGATTTAGATAAATCCTTCTCCTTTAATATTCCTCTCACGTTGAAAAGATTTCCAGATCAATGACTGTTATCTTCTTTTGAACTGAAAATCTACCCATCTTAACCTGAACGTTACAGTAGAGAGAATGCTCTGAATCCAGTGTCCATGTAGTATAGCTTTAGGAGTCACGCCCTTTGTTTTCCTCAGGTGTTACAGTAGATCAAGAATGTTTTTTAGGACttataaaatacttaaattacataTATGAAATACACTGGCCAACTATGAACTACTATTGCCATCTAGTGCCTACAACTCAAATTACACACTCACTTCCAGATAAACGAACATCGAGAATCTTTTCACAAATGTTATACAGTTGGCTAAATCcagcacataaataaataaaccttctCAGAGTCAGATCTCTTGCTTGTTCACCAAAGATCTTGGTATCCCACTGAAAACATAATTGTAAGCAAATACATGCAGTCCCACAGATGCAGAGGAATCTGTATAGTGTCCATTAACTACTATTGCAAaaagggataccaagatatttagaaaCCAACAGGCAGGAATTTTGctgttacagtggcttgcgaaagtagtgaccccccttggcatttttcctattttgttgccttacaacctggaattaaaatagattttttgggtgtttgtatcatttgatttacacaacatgcctaccactttgaagatgcaaaatattttttattgtgaacaaACAAGagataagacaaaaaaacagaaaacttgagagtgcataagtattcactccccccaaagtcaatactttgtagagccaccttttgcagcaattacagctgcaagtctcttggggtatgtatctataagcttggcacatctagccactgggatttttgcccattcttcaaggcaaaactgctccagctccttcaagttggatgggttccgctggtgtagagcaatctttaagtcataccacagattctcaattggattgaggtctgggctttgactaggccattccaagatatttaaatgtttccccttaaaccactcaagtgttgctttagcaatatgcttagggtcattgtcctgctggaaggtgaacctccgtcgcagtctcaaatctctggaagactgaaacaggtttccctcaagaatttccctgtatttagcgccatccatcactCCTTCAATTCTGATcaatttcccagtccctgctgatgaaaaacatccccacagcatgatgctgccaccaccatgcttcactgtggggatggtgttctcggggtgatgagaggtgttgggtttgcgccagacatagcgttttccttgatggccaaaaagctcaattttagtctcatctgaacagagtaccttcttccatatgtttggggagtctcccacatgccttttggtgaacaccaaacgtgtttgcttattttttttctttaagcaatggcttttttctggccactcttccataaagcccagctctgtggagtgtacggcttaaagtggtcctatggacagatactccaatctccgctgtggagctttgcagctccttcagggttatctttggtctctttgttgcctctcagattaatgccctccttgcctggtccgtgagttttggtgggcggccctctcttgccaagtttgttgtggtgccatattctttcaattttttaataatggctttaatgggatgttcaaagtttcggatatttttttataacacaacCCTGATCGGtatttctccacaactttgtccctgacctgtttggagagctccttggtcttcatggtgccgcttgcttggtggtgccccttgcttagtggtgttgcagactctggggcctttcagaacaggtgtatatatactgagatcatgtgacagatcatgtgacacttacattgcacacaggtggactttatttaactaattatgtgacttctgaaggtaactagttgcaccagatcttatttagaggcttaatagcaaagggggtgaatacatatgcatgcaccgcTTTtccattattaatttttttaaacaagttatttttttcaataaaaatcaattttaattccaggttgtaaggcaacaaaataggaaaaatgccaaggggagtcaatactttcgcaagccactgtatacatcAATAATGTATATTAATGGAGGTAGACATTTCAGACTAATTCTACACTCACCAGGACAGTGATCCGGAGATATGTGATGGTTTTAGTTAACCTGAATGACCCACAGTTTAAAGAAGGGAAGAGCAATTTAAAGATACAGTTACCCTCATCAGCACCATGGCTTGGTAACACAGTCTCTACTCTCATCAGCATGGTTGCTTGGTAATGCAGTATGTACCCTCATCAGCATGGTTGCTTGGTAATGCAGTATGTATCCTCACCAGAATGGTTGCTTGGCAATGCAGTCTCTACTCTCATCAGCATGGTTGCTTGGTAACGCCGTCTCTACTCTCATCAGTCTCTACTCTCATCAGCATGGTTGCTTGGTAATGCACTATGTACCCTCATCAGCATGGTTGCTTGGTAACGCAGTCTCTACTCTCATCAGCATGGTTGCTTGGTAACGCAGTCTCTACACTCATCAGCACGGTTGCTTGGTAATGCAGTATGTACCCTCATCAGCATGGTTGTTTGGTAACGCAGTCTACTCTCATTAGCATGGTTACTTGGTAACGCAGTCTCTACCCTCATCAGCATGGTTGCTTGGTAATGCAGTATGTACCCTCATCAGCATGGTTGCTTAGTAACGCCGTCTCTACTCTCATCAGCATGGTTGCTTGGTAACACAGTCTCTACTCTCATCAGCATGGTTGCTTGGTAACGCAGCCTCTACCCTCATCAGCATGGTTGCTTGGTAATGCAGTATGTACCCTCATCAGCATGGTTGCTTTTTAAAGCCGTCTCTACTCTCATCAGCATGGTTGCTTGGTAACGCAGTCTCTACTCTCATCAGCATGGTTGCATGGTAACGCCGTCTCTACTGTCATCAGTCTCTACTCTCATCAGCATGGTTGCTTGGTAACGCAGTATGTACCCTCATCAGCATGGTTGCTTGATAACGCAGTCTTTTGGTGTATCCCCCTTCCTCGAGAACATTTTGGACAGTGATTAATCTGATCTAAATTATTAATTACACtttgaatcaataaaagaaaaagaaaataacattaattttaaaTGACAGAATTTGCtgcttgaattaagaacccagcAATGAATGGAGTGTGCATACAATCACATGCTGAATATGACAAGCTTCAGTTTCTTTTACATCCCCACACAGTGATCTTATCAGTTTTATATTGCaggatttagggttagggttagggacaTATAAGGTCTCACAGTGACAGAATAGGAAACACCTACTTCATCAGGACAGCCGTGAAGCCAGCTTGATAAGTCAAACTCTATAAAGCAGAAATAGCTCGTCATTTCTGATGGGTTACGATCAGGAAATGAGCTTTTGCATTATTGTGTATAATTGTCCTctggttacaaaaaacaaacaaaaaataaataaataaagctaagtTAAAACGtgtggtatttttttaatttgttatttattttgtgttctttatttttaaaaggggcatCTGAAAACTTTCTACattctgaacaggcatgcaattTATGCACTAAATTTGTAATTACTGTCAAATACTGAAGTACAATATGAATGTTACTGTTGGGTAACACTTATATTGGTATCTGAAAATGGCACCATTGGGAGTGCTACCAGTCATGGCTTCTTGCACCACATATTCACTGCCGAAACATTCCTAATCAAACTCATAGTATCGTTATGAATTTGGTAGCTAAACAGCTTTCAGTATGCAAGACTGCATATTAACCTGTTCTACACTGTTTACTGTATCATCCTGTAATAATTCCATATTGCTCAACTAGCATATTTTTTAGGCTACAGAGACCTCTTGTGGCCAAACCAGAACTGCTCATTTCTACAAATATCAACCTTATTAGGTTGGCTTTTTTTGTGAGGAAGGATACCAGTGGAATTAAGGCCAAGGACTATGCCAGAGCTGAAAAATGAACCCTAAATCTATATAAATTATAACTGAGACAAATGATTAAACAAACCTGAAAAAATACAAAGACTGTAATATCGCAGCCAATAATTTAACAAGGTACTATGCacattatttcttcttcttcttcatttacTTACTTTGGCGTATTTTGCACCACAGCAAAATGTTGTTTGTGGTGCACATTAATCAGTCTCccgatatatgtgtgtgtgtgtgtgtgtgtgtgtgtatgtgtgtgtgtgtgtgtgtgtgtgtgtgtgtgtgtatatgtgtgtgtgtgtgtgtgtgtgtgtgtgtgtgtatgtgtgtgtgtgtatgtgtgtgtgtgtgtgtgtgtgtgtgtgtgtgtgtgtgtgtgtgtgtgtgtgtgtgtgtgtgtgtgtgtgtgtgtgtgtgtgtgtgtgtgtgtgtgtgtgtgtgtgtgtatgtgtgtgtgtgtgtgtgtgtgtgtgtgtgtgtgtgtgtgtgtgtgtgtgtgtgtgtgtgtgtgtgtgtgtgtgtgtgtgtgtgtgtgtgtgtgtgtgtgtgtgtgtgtgtgtgtgtgtgtgtgtgtgtgtgtgtatgtgtgtgtgtgtgtgtgtgtgtgtgtgtgtgtgtgtgtgtgtgtgtatgggccATACCCAAGTTCAGTGAATGCACCAAACCCTCACAGttcaattttaaattattatcaatgtatgtatgttttttctttttttcttttaaacatttgataTGTCAATGTCAATATGTTATAAATAAACGTGCAAGAAATTCCAAGTTTTTCTCGCCTTCAAATCACAGCATACACGTATCCTGAAACTGCAAATCCCATGAACACATCTTTGTACACACGTGACAACCGATTGATCCAGTTTGATTGATATAAAATAAACTACCAATGAGCTTCAAGAACAGGTCTCAGCGACCGGAAAAGCCAATAACACCACGGGAAAGGCGGGTTTTAGGATCCCGGACGTCACGGCTGCAGTTGCAGTATTTCCTTTCAGAACAGAGACGCGAGAAGTGTCTGCTGAGCGAATTTGACATTGAAGTGGAGCCCTGGTAAGAATCTCAGAAAACATTGCCGACTATCATTAAACACGAAAGCCGCATTATtagtttgcaaaaataaataacagcgtTTGATATGAGAAAGTATCTGTTTTCCCAGCAGAGCCGGATGTGCGAAGGGAGGCCTGTCTGTGGCAGTGACGCAGTATCAGTGTTGGTATCTCCCTGCTAGGTCTGTTTTGCACGGTATGCACACAGTTTGGTGGAcaactaaaaaagaaataaaatggcaGAAATAAGCGTGCTTTATCCACAGATGAAAATAATCGGCTTGTCAGCCGTCACGACCgagcttgtttgtttaaaatatggtTTGATAATATTCTTGCTGGTTGTGCAGTCTTATTTTCTCTCCTTGATTTAATGTTTGTAACAACAGTGAACGTTTTGATAAAACGTGGCACTCACTGATTGTGCTTTACACTTGAAATATATCTAATAACATCACCTAGAACACGCGACGCACGTGGTTTAGGgtgatttgttcatttttaaatggctTCATTAATTCAAACTGAGACTGAAACAGTAAGGTTCAGACTCAGGGAGTGTTTAAAACCATTTGATACAGTTTGAAATGGAGGGAATCATCATTTtcctaactgttttttttttttttttttaatctttcaggGAGTTGTGCTGTACAACCATGGCCACTGGAGCAGTCCTTGACCCAGATATCATCAGGGAGGTCCTGGAATGCTCAATCTGCATGGAGACTTTCAACCAGGACCAGTTACGGCCCAAACTCCTGCAGTGTGGGCATACTGTGTGCAGGCAGTGCCTGGAGAAGCTGCTTGCAAGCACCATCAACGGAGTGCGCTGCCCCTTTTGTAGCAAAGTGTCCAGGATGAGTAACATCTCCCAGCTTGCTGATAATTTTACTGTTCTTAAAATCATTGAGTGTGCAAGCTCCAGTGCAACAACATGTTTGATGTGCAGAGTGTGCAGGAACAGACTACCAAAGCAGTACTGCCAGGTGTGCAGGTTGGTGCTGTGTGATGCCTGCAAAGCTGAGGGACACGAGCAGCAAGGCCACCCTGTGCTTGCCATCCATGCTGCGGCCGAGCAGCGCAGGAGAGACGTGGGGGAGAAACTATCTGCTTTGCGGCAGATGATGCAGGATATACAGAAGAAGAAGTCTGCTCTAGATGGAGTTTTCAGAAACCTGCGGTTAAAGTACAAATCCGTGCAACAGGACTATGCTAAAGCTGAGCTTGGATTACAGGACGAGCTGACAAAGTCTCGCAAGGCTTTTTACGGTTCCTTGTCAGAAATTGAAAAACTGAACAACCAGGTTCTCGAGGAACAGACCTATCTTTTAAACCTGGCGGAAGTCCAGCTGGTGTCGAGATGTGACTATCTCACCATGAAAATAAAGCAGGCAGATATTGCCCTGCTGGAAGAGGCCATTGACGAGGAGGAGCTGGATTTGAAGTGCAACCTTCCTGTGCTTCTGAAGCTGCAGGAGCCTGAACTGGTCCAAGCTGAACACCTGGAGCCTCTGGGTGTGGGGCAGGTCAGAACAAACCAGGTCACTGTGAACACGGAAGAGGATTACCAGGAACAGGCACAATCTTCGTTCAATTTGTGTCGAGATGTTGACATGGTGGCTGAAAAAACTTGCTCTTTGACAGCGTCGCCAAGCTTCAAACCAAAGGCTGCGGAGTCAGGGGCTTCTGGATCACAGCAGTGCCAGTTCATTAAGAAAATGGGCTGCAAGGGCAATCTGCCTGGCATGTTTAATCTCCCTGTTAGCTTGTGTGTTACAATGCAAGGGGAGGTGCTCGTGGCCGATCGTGGAAACTACAGAATTCAGATTTTCAATCGGAAGGGCTTCCAAAAAGAAATCCGACGAAGCCCTAGTAGCATTGACAATTTTGTTCTCAGTTTTCTTGGGGCAGATCTTCCAAATTTGATACCACTGTCTATAGCCGTTAACAGTCAGGGTCTGATAGGCGTCACAGATAACTATGACAATTCAGTGAAGGTGTACACACCTGACGGCCACTGTGTAGCATGCCACAAGAACCAGCTGATTAAACCGTGGGGCATTGCAGCAATGCCTTCAGGACAGTTTGTGGTCACGGATGTGGAAGGGGGCAAACTGTGGTGTCTTGCGGTGGATCGCTGTGTGGGGGTTGTGAACTATAGCAGGCTGTGTTCAGCTGTCCGCCCCAAGTTTGTTACCTGTGACAGCAGCGGGACTGTGTATTTCACTCAGGGTCTGGGATTAAACATAGAGAACAGACACAACGAGCATCAGCTGGAAGGAGGCTTTTCCATTGGGTCTGTGGGTACCGACGGACAACTGGGCAAACAACTGAGccatttcttttcagaaaatgaGGACTTCCGCTGCATTGCTGGAATGTGTGTGGATTCCAGAGGAGATCTACTGGTCGCAGACAGCGGTCGGAAAGAGATTTTGCACTTTCCCAAAGAAGGGAGTTTCAATGCCTTGATCCAAGAAGGGCTAACGTGTCCTGTTGGTCTTGCCATAACTCCTAAAGGCCAGCTGTTGGTGTTGGATTGCTGGGACCACTGTGTAAAAGTGTATACTTATCACCCAAGAAGACAGTCATGCACAGACTAGGGCTAAAACCCCAGAATGTCGTTTTGCAATATATTCAACATCTCTCTTCTGTTTCCATTCATATAGGAAACGATATGCTTCAAATTCAGGAAACACTGCTACTATATTTTAGTGCAGAAAGCAAAATATTGGTGTTAAGTgtatgtccaaaaaaaaaaagtggccacCCCTTTATGTTcatatgttaataaataaataaataaaacaccacacacaTCAGCGTAGTCAGCTGGTGACCGTTTTAAAATGAACTAGTCATGTAATTACTGCAGTAACGTTCCCTATGCATTTATACATGTTGATGTAAAAAAGGATGGTGACTAATTAGATTCTTCAATcatattgaaatatgcagggagtctggtcccaggtacaggacaaacagattactcgttcttacaatttttgcatgacttTAAATACCcctctgtatagatggtccacctcctctttctctgacacttaaccaatagcaaaggtacaacacattgttctgttaccatatactataagtatttaatttagtgtgtgtgtatagtctaTTATGGTGACCTCTGAACTCTGTGCATTcctcttcagacccctggtgccccaAAGGGTCCATACATCTGGTTTTTGTTATCTTCCTTCCTATTTCTCTGTATTGCTTaggaccctttgagtccagtggcattatctcttattctccccgagaacctttgggtccaacagcAGTCCCTGGCAGCCttcagcccctttatgctttccattccaaaagtcttagagcctgaccccttctggtccacagcgcttttatagcttgcagtcaatactgggcaagaagcttgtaggcACAAGGGCtatatcaattgttagcagtacatgcaatttgaaccaaacagtctgctactgcaatattagtctcttttcagaaatgAACATCAGCATAGCTCAGCCAGTCCACACGTGTAGCAagctgctaatcaattctcgttccatgttttccaacacgtCTAGTTTTCATATCACCAAATGTGTGCATTCTCAAccgtttgtgttttgtgttaaagaACATCTTTACACCCTGACTTGTGTGGATTGTTTGATACCTTTTGAGTGCAATAAATGTGAGACTACAGAAAGTTGTGTTCATTTCAAACCTGCTTTACCTTTCAGGTAGTCAATaggtgtgtttgctgtgctgagAGGGAGCTGGTCACAGTGTTTTGTATAGTGTAAGGATACATTATAGTGTTATGACAAATTAATACAGTGTGATCAGACATTTCTGCATTACTTCAACACATATCTGAACATTGTTTGTTCTGGACACGGTGGACACCAAAAGTCATTCCAGTCGAGGCATTTGTTCCAACAATACCCTTTAAATCCttgattgaaccaattaaacctgtaGCCAGGCACTATCCCTACAAATCTGTTGTAAAAAGCACCCCTGAAAAAAAGTTTGTGCATCCAAACAATACAAATCGTCCCTGTCTTTCTTAAACTGAATTCTAATTATATTGATGCCCCCTAAAACAGGGACACAGCTCAACACAGAACTGCACACGCAACAGTACTGCGCATACTGCGCATGCAGTACtcgtctgcaaatgtaacaagtttgcttactacacaCCAGaacctaaatcattaatgtatgttaggaatagcagaggacacGACTGACAGAGGGTAAGAGGAGTTTGGAGAGCTCAATGATTAGTCTGTAGTTCAGAAACCTTGAGGATGTGGTTTGAAAAAAATCCAGATCATATTCCCACTGCAACAATGTTAGTGCTGTGATCAAAATGAGTGGCTTTTGATGGAAAGAAGACGAGAAGTATTGCAGGAGGGAGACAGTGGAGATGTGAACTCagactagcaaaaaaaaaaaatactaaagtgCTCCCATCTGATTTATAACCCAGTGCTTGAATAAGTCTACTGATCATATTGGCACTTGTGCTCAATTTTAGCAGgtcacacagagagaggtgcACAATATTCTACCCTACTGCATTGCCCTGGGATTTCAGACAGCTGTATATACTGTACCCAATATCCCCTCTGGAATGAATTACTCTAAAGAAACCACTGGCACATGAAGTTTGCAAACTATGCACTATTCCCTACCAACATCAAGCTTGTACTGTATGGGTATTATCAGTTAACCCCACATACCCCTGACATGTGTTTTAGATAACAGCCTCTACAGGCTGGCCTATAATTGGGTActtaatgcaatttgtttttgtttttttaataagtttgttttttatattctcCCAGGCATACACAAGTAAACCCCTTAGAGAAAGTAGGGTTTGGAATACCCCACTGGCACTCCATTATAATACCTGTGAATTAAAGAAACCAAAGAACCGCAAGTGATCACAGCATGACCAGCAATGGCAACATAGAGGATTGGACCACACACTGCCCATGTACCAGGGCAGAGGGCTGGCTGCGAACCAGCGACCACACGCCAGAAACAAGtgccttaaccactatgcaaaggcttgtctgcattcatggcA is a window from the Polyodon spathula isolate WHYD16114869_AA chromosome 34, ASM1765450v1, whole genome shotgun sequence genome containing:
- the LOC121303625 gene encoding E3 ubiquitin-protein ligase TRIM32-like — encoded protein: MATGAVLDPDIIREVLECSICMETFNQDQLRPKLLQCGHTVCRQCLEKLLASTINGVRCPFCSKVSRMSNISQLADNFTVLKIIECASSSATTCLMCRVCRNRLPKQYCQVCRLVLCDACKAEGHEQQGHPVLAIHAAAEQRRRDVGEKLSALRQMMQDIQKKKSALDGVFRNLRLKYKSVQQDYAKAELGLQDELTKSRKAFYGSLSEIEKLNNQVLEEQTYLLNLAEVQLVSRCDYLTMKIKQADIALLEEAIDEEELDLKCNLPVLLKLQEPELVQAEHLEPLGVGQVRTNQVTVNTEEDYQEQAQSSFNLCRDVDMVAEKTCSLTASPSFKPKAAESGASGSQQCQFIKKMGCKGNLPGMFNLPVSLCVTMQGEVLVADRGNYRIQIFNRKGFQKEIRRSPSSIDNFVLSFLGADLPNLIPLSIAVNSQGLIGVTDNYDNSVKVYTPDGHCVACHKNQLIKPWGIAAMPSGQFVVTDVEGGKLWCLAVDRCVGVVNYSRLCSAVRPKFVTCDSSGTVYFTQGLGLNIENRHNEHQLEGGFSIGSVGTDGQLGKQLSHFFSENEDFRCIAGMCVDSRGDLLVADSGRKEILHFPKEGSFNALIQEGLTCPVGLAITPKGQLLVLDCWDHCVKVYTYHPRRQSCTD